One region of Primulina tabacum isolate GXHZ01 chromosome 1, ASM2559414v2, whole genome shotgun sequence genomic DNA includes:
- the LOC142509464 gene encoding uncharacterized protein LOC142509464, translated as MSKTLNYVFWAFRPCVDGFWHCRKIISVDGTHLYTKYKHKMLIGVTLDANNQVLPLFAIVYEETTDSWKWFLENLRRHVVRGENGVCLIYDRHKRIVRATEDLPYFQPPYGVYCFCLRHVCSNFNAEFKDMHLKDLCWAAGTQNQICKFEEIMKAIKQKNILAHRYLTGIAKEKWSLAHDGGWRRGVMTTNMSECLNSVLKGARRLPISAIVHLTFLRCVQYFIERVTRGGRMVQENQLWSDYACLKYDKWARKSSEHRVAKYDVCEKTASVATIGRPSRGQHMQVVKLSTSDCSCGKWTIFGIPCSHAICTANWHS; from the coding sequence ATGAGTAAGACATTGAACTATGTTTTCTGGGCATTTAGGCCGTGTGTTGATGGGTTTTGGCATTGTCGCAAAATAATTAGTGTCGATGGTACACACTTGTATACCAAATACAAGCACAAAATGTTGATCGGTGTCACTCTGGATGCGAACAATCAGGTTCTACCGCTATTTGCTATTGTGTATGAAGAAACAACAGATTCTTGGAAATGGTTCTTGGAGAACCTAAGAAGACATGTTGTTCGTGGTGAAAATGGTGTGTGCCTTATTTATGATAGGCATAAGAGAATTGTGCGCGCAACTGAAGATCTACCATATTTTCAACCTCCTTACGGTGTGTATTGTTTTTGTTTGAGGCATGTGTGTTCAAACTTTAACGCTGAATTCAAAGACATGCATTTGAAAGATTTATGCTGGGCGGCAGGCACACAaaatcaaatttgtaagtttgaaGAAATAATGAAGGCAATCAAgcaaaaaaacattttggcgcACCGATATTTGACTGGAATTGCGAAAGAAAAATGGAGTTTGGCTCATGACGGTGGTTGGCGTCGTGGGGTGATGACAACCAATATGTCGGAGTGTTTAAATAGTGTGTTGAAGGGTGCTCGTAGACTTCCTATATCTGCCATAGTACACTTGACATTTTTGAGGTGCGTACAATATTTCATTGAACGTGTGACAAGAGGTGGTCGTATGGTTCAGGAAAATCAGCTTTGGTCAGATTATGCATGTCTGAAGTATGACAAATGGGCGAGAAAGTCTAGTGAACATCGTGTTGCCAAATATGATGTATGTGAGAAAACTGCTTCAGTTGCAACTATTGGAAGACCAAGTCGTGGCCAACATATGCAGGTGGTGAAGTTATCAACGAGTGATTGTTCATGTGGTAAATGGACGATTTTTGGCATTCCATGTTCCCATGCTATTTGCACCGCTAATTGGCACTCCTGA